One genomic window of Glycine soja cultivar W05 chromosome 9, ASM419377v2, whole genome shotgun sequence includes the following:
- the LOC114425700 gene encoding serotonin N-acetyltransferase 1, chloroplastic-like has product MLTFNLNAISSSFSVVPFHANYPLSTQTQLLVPSNLSYSFATTGTRKFKSFQLKAGFWESIKSGLMKNNSMQVIDPPSADEEDEEPLPQEFVLVEKTEPDGTIEQIIFSSGGDVDVYDLQALCDKVGWPRRPLSKLAAALKNSYIVASLHSIRKSPGSEGNEQKRLIGMARATSDHAFNATIWDVLVDPGYQGQGLGKALIEKLIRTLLQRDIGNITLFADSQVVEFYRNLGFEADPEGIKGMFWYPNH; this is encoded by the exons ATGCTAACCTTCAATCTCAATGCTATCTCTTCTTC GTTCTCAGTTGTTCCATTTCATGCCAATTATCCACTGTCTACTCAAACCCAATTGTTAGTTCCTTCCAATCTTAGTTACTCCTTTGCTACAACAG GAACCAGAAAGTTCAAGTCTTTCCAGCTCAAGGCTGGATTTTGGGAATCAATTAAATCTGG GTTGATGAAGAATAACTCCATGCAAGTCATTGATCCACCCTCTGCAGATGAAGAAGACGAAGAACCTCTGCCTCAAGAGTTTGTTCTTGTGGAAAAGACAGAACCCGATGGTACAATTGAGCAAATAATATTCTCTTCAGGTGGagatgttgatgtttatgatctTCAAGCCCTCTGTGACAAG GTAGGGTGGCCACGTAGACCATTGTCAAAATTAGCTGCCGCTTTGAAAAATAGCTATATAGTGGCCTCACTGCATTCTATAAGAAAGTCACCTGGGTCAG AGGGGAATGAACAGAAGAGATTAATTGGCATGGCCCGTGCTACGTCTGACCATGCCTTCAATGCCACAATTTGGGATGTCCTAGTTGATCCTGGCTACCAG GGCCAAGGTCTTGGTAAAGCTCTTATAGAGAAACTGATTCGAACTCTTCTGCAAAGGGACATTGGCAATATAACTCTGTTTGCAGATAGTCAAG TTGTGGAATTTTATCGCAATTTAGGCTTTGAAGCTGACCCAGAGGGCATAAAAGGCATGTTTTGGTACCCGAATCACTAA